A genomic region of Dunckerocampus dactyliophorus isolate RoL2022-P2 chromosome 8, RoL_Ddac_1.1, whole genome shotgun sequence contains the following coding sequences:
- the LOC129185860 gene encoding eukaryotic translation initiation factor 4 gamma 3-like isoform X12 encodes MSLPPKVVPKPAAVAASGPGSGPSPSSQLRATLTSVSLPPGAPAAPQPGAVPPTQIPRVPQSLDDRIFSTQPGVAAVYSLPRHAGPPYNAHDITKGHANLAGTPPGHAHSPALSQSPYNPGQNAGSAPLVYSQTQPMNAQPQSRPFATGPRPTHHQGGFRPIQFFQRAQMQTARPTIPTNTPTIRPGSQAPTAAVYPTNQAIMMTMAPMPFPSPQAAQYYISQYRHSTPYVAPPQQYSVQPPGSGTFYPGPGPGEYPAPYHPLRYHPPVSPSVAAPVPTAGPPYYPGQTVYPASSPIIVPTPQQPPPAKREKKTSSQIRICDPNQGGRDITEEIMAGVSGSRNSTPPIGPPSSTPTPPQQQLSSRQTPELQPPSQPPQPQHAASGGFALKSPLPQQPHPQQVVTTGAPDAKPGPDTTPKLEPFDQKSSSPGLLHPEAPSETPEASAPVSETSSTVEPELAFPAIVLPTMVNAGDRPSSTSSASSPSPSGGDHSHSLASPLIPNTDKPLSDVPPRTLTVSPSLAPKAVNGLADPEAEVDSPAHETPPLSSPAAALPLASSPAFQENSSSGMLPSDVRPEVPIAAELSPMASLAVVPVALTSSPAPALQVMPPPGLPPLVQATAEADESKKALDSKDLVSRVGAEVHSGLTEADSQHNSLTRKSPTTVNQTSSAIPKTWRKPNEVIHSTDAALKEKEDERRPIDPVVVDLALLGDPAAPPSVFTSTTTPDPARSPDADSKLAAPEENGEIEPEPLRNGAGHTSETESSDSGVSPGDKDNATGASQDLEDLAEPCRKRQYDRDVLLSFQFMPACVQKPEGLPPISDVVLDKMNQNKLPSRVVDPRVISRGPDFTPAFADFGRQMSSARGAMLMSMGTRRPPPRKIIMNMSVNDEVQLKRSENAWKPGAKRECVVEDPETLKTQELFKKVRSILNKLTPQKFSQLMKQVTDLTIDTEERLKGVIDLVFEKAIDEPSFSVAYGNMCRCLAELRVQIADKPNNTVNFRKLLLHRCQKEFEKDKVDDVVFEKKQKELDSAESSAERERLQEELEEAKDKARRRSIGNIKFIGELFKLKMLTEVIMHDCVIKLLKNHDEESLECLCRLLTTIGKDLDFEKAKPRMDQYFNQMEKIVKERKTSSRIRFMLQDVIDLRLHNWVSRRADQGPKTIEQIHKEAKIEEQEEQRKVHQQLLSKENKRRDLRDQRDQRMPREETWSTVPMTKNSRTIDPNKIPKLSKPPTDEKIQLGPRPGTWVKGSSGGAKASDSELSRGGSSLNRYSALLSTLSSQPASSTTPQNSDFDSRRTLGSSRSSTVRERSEKPQIPAPPPQSTSKPASFSRGDSSKDLRDGNTPEEAQREQEYEVAEPRRPSVTEDKFESEHCSIREPVKRELATLAPQGPVLSEQEMARKSKSIVDEFLHINDYKEAVQCVDELVSGPQLHVFVRVGVESTLERRQITRDHMGQLFFQLVQQGILPKDQFYKGFSDILEQADDMAIDIPHIWLYLAQLLSPVLREGGFSMRELFSELSKSLLAVGRAGILISEILHILCKHMSHRAVGSLWRESGLSWTDFLPEGEDIQTFISQQKLESILSDVSGPEAALSKKTLSPEELSQQLEKLLLEDMASDEQIFDWVEANLDEPQMSSSPFLRALMTAVCKAAVKDVSTNCRVDTAIIQRRLPVLLKYLNSDTERQLQALYALQALIVALDQPANLLRMFFDCLYDEDVISEDAFYMWESSKDPAEQEGKGVALKSVTAFFTWLREAEEESEDN; translated from the exons TTTGCTACGGGCCCGCGACCGACCCACCATCAG GGAGGATTCAGGCCCATCCAG TTTTTCCAGAGGGCTCAGATGCAGACAGCGAGGCCCACCATCCCCACAAACACCCCCACCATACGGCCTGGATCACAGGCTCCCACAGCTGCAGTCTACCCCACTAATCAGGCAATCATGATGACCATGGCGCCCATGCCCTTTCCTTCCCCGCAGGCTGCACAGTACTACATCTCACAG TATCGACACAGCACGCCCTACGTGGCGCCTCCTCAGCAGTATTCTGTCCAGCCCCCAGGGTCTGGCACCTTCTATCCAGGTCCAGGACCAGGGGAGTACCCTGCCCCCTATC ATCCCCTCAGGTATCACCCACCCGTATCACCGTCTGTCGCCGCCCCTGTTCCCACAGCTGGCCCACCATATTACCCAGGCCAGACTGTGTACCCTGCCTCATCACCCATCATAGTGCCTACACCACAGCAACCTCCACCAGCCAAGCGTGAGAAGAAAACA TCCTCCCAGATTCGTATCTGTGACCCCAATCAGGGTGGAAGGGACATCACTGAGGAGATCATGGCAGGGGTCTCAGGGAGCAGGAACTCAACGCCCCCTATCGGCCCTCCTTCCTCCACTCCTACACCCCCTCAG CAGCAGCTGAGCAGCAGGCAAACTCCGGAGCTGCAGCCGCCCTCGCAGCCTCCTCAGCCACAGCATGCCGCTTCTGGAGGCTTTGCATTGAAGTCCCCTCTGCCACAGCAGCCGCACCCACAGCAAGTAGTGACAACTGGGGCTCCAGATGCCAAACCAGGGCCAG ATACGACCCCAAAATTGGAGCCATTTGACCAAAAGTCTTCCTCACCCGGGCTCCTGCATCCGGAAGCTCCTTCAGAGACACCGGAGGCCAGCGCTCCTGTATCAGAAACCTCTTCCACTGTTGAACCAGAGCTTGCCTTCCCTGCGATAGTCCTGCCCACAATGGTCAATGCCGGTGACCGTCCCTCCTCGACCTCCTCAGCCTCCTCTCCCTCCCCCTCTGGTGGGGACCACAGCCATTCTTTGGCATCACCTCTTATTCCCAACACAGACAAGCCTCTCTCAGATGTGCCCCCACGGACTCTGACCGTCTCGCCATCGCTGGCTCCCAAGGCTGTGAATGGTCTTGCAGACCCTGAGGCTGAAGTGGACTCCCCAGCTCACGAAACACCACCTCTCTCCTCCCCAGCTGCAGCACTTCCTCTCGCTTCTTCTCCTGCTTTCCAGGAAAATTCCTCTTCAGGAATGTTGCCCTCTGATGTCAGGCCAGAGGTGCCCATTGCTGCTGAGCTCTCTCCCATGGCATCTTTGGCCGTGGTGCCAGTCGCCCTGACTTCAAGCCCCGCCCCAGCTTTGCAGGTTATGCCTCCACCTGGCCTTCCACCTTTGGTGCAGGCTACAGCAGAGGCAGATGAGTCGAAGAAGGCCCTAGACAGTAAGGACCTGGTCTCCAGAGTGGGAGCTGAGGTACATAGCGGCTTGACTGAAGCAGACTCACAGCATAATTCACTCACCAGGAAGAGCCCCACTACAG TAAATCAAACCTCTTCTGCTATACCAAAGACCTGGAGGAAACCAAATGAAGTGATCCACTCTACAGATGCCGCTCTGAAGGAGAAGGAG GACGAGCGCCGACCCATAGATCCGGTCGTTGTGGATCTGGCACTGCTGGGCGACCCAGCGGCCCCACCATCAGTCTTCACCTCCACCACTACTCCAGATCCTGCCAGAAGCCCCGACGCTGACAGCAAGCTGGCTGCCCCAGAGGAGAACGGTGAGATTGAACCGGAGCCTTTAAGGAACGGGGCAGGCCACACCTCAGAGACTGAGAGCAGTGACAGCGGAGTCTCGCCCGGAGACAAAGATAATGCCACCGGGGCCTCACAGGACCTAGAAG ACCTGGCAGAACCCTGCAGGAAGCGGCAGTATGACAGGGATGTGCTGTTGAGCTTCCAGTTCATGCCTGCCTGTGTACAGAAGCCAGAGGGTCTCCCGCCAATCAGTGATGTGGTGCTCGACAAG ATGAACCAAAATAAGCTGCCTTCTCGAGTGGTGGATCCCCGGGTGATTTCCAGGGGACCCGATTTCACACCGGCCTTTGCCGACTTTGGCAGACAGATGAGCAGCGCACGAGGCGCTATG CTAATGAGCATGGGCACGCGGCGGCCTCCCCCCAGGAAAATCATCATGAACATGTCAGTGAACGACGAGGTTCAGCTGAAAAGATCAGAGAATGCCTGGAAGCCGGGGGCAAAGCGGGAGTGTGTGGTTGAGGACCCTGAGACACTGAAGACACAG GAGCTCTTCAAAAAGGTTAGAAGCATCTTAAACAAGCTAACGCCTCAGAAGTTCAGCCAGCTGATGAAGCAGGTGACGGACCTGACCATCGACACGGAGGAGCGACTCAAGGGAGTCATCGACCTGGTCTTTGAAAAGGCCATCGATGAGCCTAGCTTCTCTGTTGCCTACGGAAACATGTGTCGCTGCCTTGCTGAG CTCAGAGTGCAAATAGCAGATAAACCCAACAACACGGTCAACTTTCGCAAACTGCTTCTACATCGCTGCCAGAAGGAGTTTGAGAAGGACAAAGTAGATGATGTGGTGTTTGAAAAGAAGCAGAAAGAGCTAGACTCTGCTGAGTCG TCCGCAGAGCGCGAGCGGCTGCAGGAAGAACTGGAGGAGGCCAAGGACAAGGCTCGGAGGCGATCCATCGGCAACATCAAGTTCATCGGGGAGCTTTTCAAGCTGAAGATGCTAACGGAGGTCATCATGCACGACTGTGTGATTAAGCTGCTGAAGAACCACGACGAAGAATCTTTGGAGTGCCTGTGCAGGCTGCTCACCACCATCGGCAAGGACCTCGACTTTGAGAAGGCCAAG CCGCGAATGGACCAGTATTTCAATCAGATGGAAAAAATAGTGAAGGAGAGGAAGACGTCGTCTCGGATACGCTTTATGTTGCAGGATGTCATAGACCTGAGATTG CACAACTGGGTGTCCAGAAGAGCTGACCAGGGTCCCAAAACTATTGAGCAGATCCACAAGGAAGCCAAAATTGAAGAGCAGGAGGAGCAGAGAAAAGTGCACCAGCAGCTGCTCTCCAAGGAAAACAAGAGACGAG ATCTACGAGATCAACGAGACCAGCGCATGCCAAGAGAAGAGACCTGGAGTACTGTGCCTATGACCAAGAACAGCAGGACCATTGACCCTAATAAGATCCCAAAGTTGTCTAAG CCTCCGACGGATGAGAAGATCCAGCTCGGTCCTCGCCCCGGCACATGGGTGAAGggcagcagtggcggagctaaaGCCAGCGATTCAG AACTATCGCGGGGCGGTAGCAGCCTTAACCGTTACTCAGCGCTGCTGTCAACACTCTCGTCTCAGCCTGCCTCATCAACTACTCCACAGAACTCAGACTTTGACTCCAGGAGGACTCTGGGAAG CAGTCGTAGCAGCACAGTGAGAGAGCGTAGCGAGAAGCCACAGATCCCTGCACCGCCACCACAATCGACGTCAAAGCCTGCGTCGTTCAGCAGGGGCGACAGTTCCAAAGACCTGCGAGATGGCAACACTCCAGAGGAGGCGCAGAGAGAGCAGGAATACGAGGTAGCCGAGCCCCGGAGACCCAGTGTCACAGAGGACAAATTCGAGTCAGAGCATTGCAGTATCCGAGAGCCTG TTAAACGTGAGCTGGCGACACTGGCTCCACAGGGGCCAGTCCTGTCCGAGCAGGAGATGGCGAGGAAGTCTAAGTCCATCGTTGATGAGTTCCTCCACATAAATGATTATAAG GAGGCTGTTCAGTGCGTGGATGAGCTGGTTTCGGGACCTcagctgcatgtgtttgtgcgtgtcgGAGTGGAGTCGACCCTGGAGCGCAGGCAGATCACACGGGACCACATGGGCCAGCTCTTCTTCCAGCTGGTGCAGCAGGGAATCCTGCCAAAAGACCAGTTCTACAAAGG GTTTTCCGACATCTTAGAGCAGGCGGATGACATGGCCATCGACATTCCTCACATCTGGCTGTACCTGGCCCAGCTGCTCAGCCCTGTGCTGAGGGAGGGGGGCTTCTCAATGAGAGAGCTCTTCAG TGAATTAAGCAAATCCTTGCTCGCTGTGGGAAGAGCAGGAATCCTCATATCTGAAATACTGCACATACTATGCAAACACATG AGCCATAGAGCTGTGGGTTCTCTGTGGAGGGAATCTGGCCTCAGCTGGACTGACTTCCTGCCAGAGGGAGAAGACATCCAGAcctttatctcacaacag AAGCTGGAGTCCATCCTGTCGGACGTCTCGGGCCCTGAAGCCGCTCTGTCCAAAAAGACCTTGTCCCCAGAGGAGCTGAGCCAGCAGCTGGAGAAGCTTCTGCTGGAAGACATGGCCAGCGATGAGCAGATCTTTGACTGGGTGGAG GCAAACCTGGATGAACCTCAAATGAGCTCATCTCCCTTCCTGAGAGCGCTGATGACGGCTGTGTGCAAGGCGGCTGTGAAAG ACGTTAGCACCAACTGCCGAGTGGACACAGCTATCATCCAGAGGAGGTTGCCTGTATTACTCAAGTACCTTAACTCAGACACTGAGCGACAGCTGCAAGCACTTTATGCACTTCAGGCGCTGATAGTCGCCTTGGATCAGCCTGCTA ACCTACTGCGGATGTTCTTCGACTGCCTCTACGACGAGGACGTCATCTCGGAGGACGCATTCTACATGTGGGAATCGAGCAAAGACCCTGCGGAGCAGGAAGGCAAAGGCGTGGCCCTCAAGTCTGTGACAGCCTTCTTCACTTGGCTACGGGAGGCCGAGGAGGAGTCGGAGGACAACTAA
- the LOC129185860 gene encoding eukaryotic translation initiation factor 4 gamma 3-like isoform X9: MSLPPKVVPKPAAVAASGPGSGPSPSSQLRATLTSVSLPPGAPAAPQPGAVPPTQIPRVPQSLDDRIFSTQPGVAAVYSLPRHAGPPYNAHDITKGHANLAGTPPGHAHSPALSQVSVPTAPSYRYPKGWETGGGSPYNPGQNAGSAPLVYSQTQPMNAQPQSRPFFQRAQMQTARPTIPTNTPTIRPGSQAPTAAVYPTNQAIMMTMAPMPFPSPQAAQYYISQYRHSTPYVAPPQQYSVQPPGSGTFYPGPGPGEYPAPYHPLRYHPPVSPSVAAPVPTAGPPYYPGQTVYPASSPIIVPTPQQPPPAKREKKTSSQIRICDPNQGGRDITEEIMAGVSGSRNSTPPIGPPSSTPTPPQQQLSSRQTPELQPPSQPPQPQHAASGGFALKSPLPQQPHPQQVVTTGAPDAKPGPDTTPKLEPFDQKSSSPGLLHPEAPSETPEASAPVSETSSTVEPELAFPAIVLPTMVNAGDRPSSTSSASSPSPSGGDHSHSLASPLIPNTDKPLSDVPPRTLTVSPSLAPKAVNGLADPEAEVDSPAHETPPLSSPAAALPLASSPAFQENSSSGMLPSDVRPEVPIAAELSPMASLAVVPVALTSSPAPALQVMPPPGLPPLVQATAEADESKKALDSKDLVSRVGAEVHSGLTEADSQHNSLTRKSPTTVNQTSSAIPKTWRKPNEVIHSTDAALKEKEDERRPIDPVVVDLALLGDPAAPPSVFTSTTTPDPARSPDADSKLAAPEENGEIEPEPLRNGAGHTSETESSDSGVSPGDKDNATGASQDLEDLAEPCRKRQYDRDVLLSFQFMPACVQKPEGLPPISDVVLDKMNQNKLPSRVVDPRVISRGPDFTPAFADFGRQMSSARGAMLMSMGTRRPPPRKIIMNMSVNDEVQLKRSENAWKPGAKRECVVEDPETLKTQELFKKVRSILNKLTPQKFSQLMKQVTDLTIDTEERLKGVIDLVFEKAIDEPSFSVAYGNMCRCLAELRVQIADKPNNTVNFRKLLLHRCQKEFEKDKVDDVVFEKKQKELDSAESSAERERLQEELEEAKDKARRRSIGNIKFIGELFKLKMLTEVIMHDCVIKLLKNHDEESLECLCRLLTTIGKDLDFEKAKPRMDQYFNQMEKIVKERKTSSRIRFMLQDVIDLRLHNWVSRRADQGPKTIEQIHKEAKIEEQEEQRKVHQQLLSKENKRRDLRDQRDQRMPREETWSTVPMTKNSRTIDPNKIPKLSKPPTDEKIQLGPRPGTWVKGSSGGAKASDSELSRGGSSLNRYSALLSTLSSQPASSTTPQNSDFDSRRTLGSSRSSTVRERSEKPQIPAPPPQSTSKPASFSRGDSSKDLRDGNTPEEAQREQEYEVAEPRRPSVTEDKFESEHCSIREPGEEVKRELATLAPQGPVLSEQEMARKSKSIVDEFLHINDYKEAVQCVDELVSGPQLHVFVRVGVESTLERRQITRDHMGQLFFQLVQQGILPKDQFYKGFSDILEQADDMAIDIPHIWLYLAQLLSPVLREGGFSMRELFSELSKSLLAVGRAGILISEILHILCKHMSHRAVGSLWRESGLSWTDFLPEGEDIQTFISQQKLESILSDVSGPEAALSKKTLSPEELSQQLEKLLLEDMASDEQIFDWVEANLDEPQMSSSPFLRALMTAVCKAAVKDVSTNCRVDTAIIQRRLPVLLKYLNSDTERQLQALYALQALIVALDQPANLLRMFFDCLYDEDVISEDAFYMWESSKDPAEQEGKGVALKSVTAFFTWLREAEEESEDN; the protein is encoded by the exons TTTTTCCAGAGGGCTCAGATGCAGACAGCGAGGCCCACCATCCCCACAAACACCCCCACCATACGGCCTGGATCACAGGCTCCCACAGCTGCAGTCTACCCCACTAATCAGGCAATCATGATGACCATGGCGCCCATGCCCTTTCCTTCCCCGCAGGCTGCACAGTACTACATCTCACAG TATCGACACAGCACGCCCTACGTGGCGCCTCCTCAGCAGTATTCTGTCCAGCCCCCAGGGTCTGGCACCTTCTATCCAGGTCCAGGACCAGGGGAGTACCCTGCCCCCTATC ATCCCCTCAGGTATCACCCACCCGTATCACCGTCTGTCGCCGCCCCTGTTCCCACAGCTGGCCCACCATATTACCCAGGCCAGACTGTGTACCCTGCCTCATCACCCATCATAGTGCCTACACCACAGCAACCTCCACCAGCCAAGCGTGAGAAGAAAACA TCCTCCCAGATTCGTATCTGTGACCCCAATCAGGGTGGAAGGGACATCACTGAGGAGATCATGGCAGGGGTCTCAGGGAGCAGGAACTCAACGCCCCCTATCGGCCCTCCTTCCTCCACTCCTACACCCCCTCAG CAGCAGCTGAGCAGCAGGCAAACTCCGGAGCTGCAGCCGCCCTCGCAGCCTCCTCAGCCACAGCATGCCGCTTCTGGAGGCTTTGCATTGAAGTCCCCTCTGCCACAGCAGCCGCACCCACAGCAAGTAGTGACAACTGGGGCTCCAGATGCCAAACCAGGGCCAG ATACGACCCCAAAATTGGAGCCATTTGACCAAAAGTCTTCCTCACCCGGGCTCCTGCATCCGGAAGCTCCTTCAGAGACACCGGAGGCCAGCGCTCCTGTATCAGAAACCTCTTCCACTGTTGAACCAGAGCTTGCCTTCCCTGCGATAGTCCTGCCCACAATGGTCAATGCCGGTGACCGTCCCTCCTCGACCTCCTCAGCCTCCTCTCCCTCCCCCTCTGGTGGGGACCACAGCCATTCTTTGGCATCACCTCTTATTCCCAACACAGACAAGCCTCTCTCAGATGTGCCCCCACGGACTCTGACCGTCTCGCCATCGCTGGCTCCCAAGGCTGTGAATGGTCTTGCAGACCCTGAGGCTGAAGTGGACTCCCCAGCTCACGAAACACCACCTCTCTCCTCCCCAGCTGCAGCACTTCCTCTCGCTTCTTCTCCTGCTTTCCAGGAAAATTCCTCTTCAGGAATGTTGCCCTCTGATGTCAGGCCAGAGGTGCCCATTGCTGCTGAGCTCTCTCCCATGGCATCTTTGGCCGTGGTGCCAGTCGCCCTGACTTCAAGCCCCGCCCCAGCTTTGCAGGTTATGCCTCCACCTGGCCTTCCACCTTTGGTGCAGGCTACAGCAGAGGCAGATGAGTCGAAGAAGGCCCTAGACAGTAAGGACCTGGTCTCCAGAGTGGGAGCTGAGGTACATAGCGGCTTGACTGAAGCAGACTCACAGCATAATTCACTCACCAGGAAGAGCCCCACTACAG TAAATCAAACCTCTTCTGCTATACCAAAGACCTGGAGGAAACCAAATGAAGTGATCCACTCTACAGATGCCGCTCTGAAGGAGAAGGAG GACGAGCGCCGACCCATAGATCCGGTCGTTGTGGATCTGGCACTGCTGGGCGACCCAGCGGCCCCACCATCAGTCTTCACCTCCACCACTACTCCAGATCCTGCCAGAAGCCCCGACGCTGACAGCAAGCTGGCTGCCCCAGAGGAGAACGGTGAGATTGAACCGGAGCCTTTAAGGAACGGGGCAGGCCACACCTCAGAGACTGAGAGCAGTGACAGCGGAGTCTCGCCCGGAGACAAAGATAATGCCACCGGGGCCTCACAGGACCTAGAAG ACCTGGCAGAACCCTGCAGGAAGCGGCAGTATGACAGGGATGTGCTGTTGAGCTTCCAGTTCATGCCTGCCTGTGTACAGAAGCCAGAGGGTCTCCCGCCAATCAGTGATGTGGTGCTCGACAAG ATGAACCAAAATAAGCTGCCTTCTCGAGTGGTGGATCCCCGGGTGATTTCCAGGGGACCCGATTTCACACCGGCCTTTGCCGACTTTGGCAGACAGATGAGCAGCGCACGAGGCGCTATG CTAATGAGCATGGGCACGCGGCGGCCTCCCCCCAGGAAAATCATCATGAACATGTCAGTGAACGACGAGGTTCAGCTGAAAAGATCAGAGAATGCCTGGAAGCCGGGGGCAAAGCGGGAGTGTGTGGTTGAGGACCCTGAGACACTGAAGACACAG GAGCTCTTCAAAAAGGTTAGAAGCATCTTAAACAAGCTAACGCCTCAGAAGTTCAGCCAGCTGATGAAGCAGGTGACGGACCTGACCATCGACACGGAGGAGCGACTCAAGGGAGTCATCGACCTGGTCTTTGAAAAGGCCATCGATGAGCCTAGCTTCTCTGTTGCCTACGGAAACATGTGTCGCTGCCTTGCTGAG CTCAGAGTGCAAATAGCAGATAAACCCAACAACACGGTCAACTTTCGCAAACTGCTTCTACATCGCTGCCAGAAGGAGTTTGAGAAGGACAAAGTAGATGATGTGGTGTTTGAAAAGAAGCAGAAAGAGCTAGACTCTGCTGAGTCG TCCGCAGAGCGCGAGCGGCTGCAGGAAGAACTGGAGGAGGCCAAGGACAAGGCTCGGAGGCGATCCATCGGCAACATCAAGTTCATCGGGGAGCTTTTCAAGCTGAAGATGCTAACGGAGGTCATCATGCACGACTGTGTGATTAAGCTGCTGAAGAACCACGACGAAGAATCTTTGGAGTGCCTGTGCAGGCTGCTCACCACCATCGGCAAGGACCTCGACTTTGAGAAGGCCAAG CCGCGAATGGACCAGTATTTCAATCAGATGGAAAAAATAGTGAAGGAGAGGAAGACGTCGTCTCGGATACGCTTTATGTTGCAGGATGTCATAGACCTGAGATTG CACAACTGGGTGTCCAGAAGAGCTGACCAGGGTCCCAAAACTATTGAGCAGATCCACAAGGAAGCCAAAATTGAAGAGCAGGAGGAGCAGAGAAAAGTGCACCAGCAGCTGCTCTCCAAGGAAAACAAGAGACGAG ATCTACGAGATCAACGAGACCAGCGCATGCCAAGAGAAGAGACCTGGAGTACTGTGCCTATGACCAAGAACAGCAGGACCATTGACCCTAATAAGATCCCAAAGTTGTCTAAG CCTCCGACGGATGAGAAGATCCAGCTCGGTCCTCGCCCCGGCACATGGGTGAAGggcagcagtggcggagctaaaGCCAGCGATTCAG AACTATCGCGGGGCGGTAGCAGCCTTAACCGTTACTCAGCGCTGCTGTCAACACTCTCGTCTCAGCCTGCCTCATCAACTACTCCACAGAACTCAGACTTTGACTCCAGGAGGACTCTGGGAAG CAGTCGTAGCAGCACAGTGAGAGAGCGTAGCGAGAAGCCACAGATCCCTGCACCGCCACCACAATCGACGTCAAAGCCTGCGTCGTTCAGCAGGGGCGACAGTTCCAAAGACCTGCGAGATGGCAACACTCCAGAGGAGGCGCAGAGAGAGCAGGAATACGAGGTAGCCGAGCCCCGGAGACCCAGTGTCACAGAGGACAAATTCGAGTCAGAGCATTGCAGTATCCGAGAGCCTGGTGAGGAAG TTAAACGTGAGCTGGCGACACTGGCTCCACAGGGGCCAGTCCTGTCCGAGCAGGAGATGGCGAGGAAGTCTAAGTCCATCGTTGATGAGTTCCTCCACATAAATGATTATAAG GAGGCTGTTCAGTGCGTGGATGAGCTGGTTTCGGGACCTcagctgcatgtgtttgtgcgtgtcgGAGTGGAGTCGACCCTGGAGCGCAGGCAGATCACACGGGACCACATGGGCCAGCTCTTCTTCCAGCTGGTGCAGCAGGGAATCCTGCCAAAAGACCAGTTCTACAAAGG GTTTTCCGACATCTTAGAGCAGGCGGATGACATGGCCATCGACATTCCTCACATCTGGCTGTACCTGGCCCAGCTGCTCAGCCCTGTGCTGAGGGAGGGGGGCTTCTCAATGAGAGAGCTCTTCAG TGAATTAAGCAAATCCTTGCTCGCTGTGGGAAGAGCAGGAATCCTCATATCTGAAATACTGCACATACTATGCAAACACATG AGCCATAGAGCTGTGGGTTCTCTGTGGAGGGAATCTGGCCTCAGCTGGACTGACTTCCTGCCAGAGGGAGAAGACATCCAGAcctttatctcacaacag AAGCTGGAGTCCATCCTGTCGGACGTCTCGGGCCCTGAAGCCGCTCTGTCCAAAAAGACCTTGTCCCCAGAGGAGCTGAGCCAGCAGCTGGAGAAGCTTCTGCTGGAAGACATGGCCAGCGATGAGCAGATCTTTGACTGGGTGGAG GCAAACCTGGATGAACCTCAAATGAGCTCATCTCCCTTCCTGAGAGCGCTGATGACGGCTGTGTGCAAGGCGGCTGTGAAAG ACGTTAGCACCAACTGCCGAGTGGACACAGCTATCATCCAGAGGAGGTTGCCTGTATTACTCAAGTACCTTAACTCAGACACTGAGCGACAGCTGCAAGCACTTTATGCACTTCAGGCGCTGATAGTCGCCTTGGATCAGCCTGCTA ACCTACTGCGGATGTTCTTCGACTGCCTCTACGACGAGGACGTCATCTCGGAGGACGCATTCTACATGTGGGAATCGAGCAAAGACCCTGCGGAGCAGGAAGGCAAAGGCGTGGCCCTCAAGTCTGTGACAGCCTTCTTCACTTGGCTACGGGAGGCCGAGGAGGAGTCGGAGGACAACTAA